The genomic interval GCTTGCCGGCTTTAGCCGCTGCTACGATAACCTCTTGGTGTCTGAAAGTTGGAGCGTCAACAATAACGGCGTCAATATCATCGCGACTCAACATTTCATTAAGATCGGAATGAAAAGTAACGCCAAGCTTCTCGGCAGCTGCTTGACCGCGTTCTGCGATTTCGTCCCATACAGCAACGATTTCCGTACCAGGGTGCTCCTGAGCTTGTTTCGTATAATCCCATGCGTGTACATGCCAATAACTGATTTTACCAATTCGAATCATAGGTTCATCTCTCCCTGGGCATCTATTAGCGAATTTGCATTGCATATATAAATTTATGACAACAGCTATAATTTAACACAGTTTTATGCTTATTTTTAGTGTAATTTAATGACCATATTTGTATGAAATTACGACAAAAATTTGTTTCACTTAAATTCTCTTACCTATATTGCTTCCGATATTGACGCGGGGATAGGCGGGTTATCTTTTTAAAGGTTTTACCGAAGTGGGAGAAGTTATCAAAGCCAACCGCAGCGGCAATATCGGTAATGCTCCTATCGGACTCGCGAAGCAGACGCTGGGCATCCTTCATGCGGGTCAGAATGATGTAATCGGAGAAGGTAAAACCTGTAAGCTCCTTGAACATGCGGCTTAAATAATAGGGACTGATGAAAAAATGTTTTGCGACCTCGTCAAGCCGCAGCGTCTCCCCAAAGTGAGTGTTAATGTAGCAGATAACCTCTGAAATTTTGGCATGCATGGGAGTAGCATGATGCAGAGGCACTGGCTCATGCTGCTGAATATGTCTAGCGGCAGTCAGCAGAAGCTCCGTTACAGCAAACGCAGGAAACAGCTCGAAGCCAGCGGGCTGCTGTCTGATCTCTGAGAGCGTTCTGCTCATTAATTGTGCTGTCGCCAGCT from Paenibacillus sp. FSL K6-3182 carries:
- a CDS encoding AraC family transcriptional regulator, with protein sequence MSIQPDIYSFGSISDLYIEYTKRTAPYTMEYNHYHDYYEIYYMLSGQRIYFIRDRSYSVEQGDLVFISKHELHKTMQSGDAAHERIIIHFDDAMLSKLAGAHASFLLTPFEQQSHIIRMPMQEQLATAQLMSRTLSEIRQQPAGFELFPAFAVTELLLTAARHIQQHEPVPLHHATPMHAKISEVICYINTHFGETLRLDEVAKHFFISPYYLSRMFKELTGFTFSDYIILTRMKDAQRLLRESDRSITDIAAAVGFDNFSHFGKTFKKITRLSPRQYRKQYR